The following coding sequences are from one Panicum hallii strain FIL2 chromosome 5, PHallii_v3.1, whole genome shotgun sequence window:
- the LOC112894705 gene encoding ribosome biogenesis protein NOC1 isoform X2, producing the protein MFWSHMNCTWTAMLPFVYWRNLGEKKRCIPCNLSIGRGQRENHQVHWSIQRSYPALDILPETKDGYSLLLFWHWEDCLKQRYEKFVMSLEDAVKDMLPNLKDKAMKTIFILLKSKSEQERRLLTTLVNMLGDPERRAALSAAYLLTCLLAAHPNMKMVVIDEVDSFLFRPHVGLRAKYQAVNFLGQILPFKWLVDVYIALFKVLMSSNDTKGDTCSKYSKKNVENGKIEGGNNKGKDSKSHGNNEESSTAGSDLEMDSRILSALLTGVNRGLPYVASSEVDDIVEVQAPILFRLVHAENFNVGVQALMLLFQISSKNQIASDRFYRALCAKLLSPAAVSSSKPELFLGLLVKAMKNDVMLKRVAAFSKRLLQVAGALKNYLLQSHRPESFANM; encoded by the exons ATGTTCTGGTCTCACATGAACTGTACCTGGACAGCTATGCTACCATTTGTCTATTGGAGAAACCTTGGGGAAAAAAAAAGATGCATCCCTTGTAATTTGTCAATAGGTAGAGGTCAGAGGGAGAACCATCAG GTGCATTGGAGTATTCAAAGGTCTTATCCAGCGCTAGACAttttacctgaaacaaaagatGGCTACTCACTTCTGCTCTTCTGGCATTGGGAGGACTGTTTGAAACAGAG ATATGAAAAGTTTGTTATGTCGCTGGAGGATGCTGTTAAAGATATGCTGCCAAATCTCAAGGACAAAGCAATGAAG ACGATTTTCATCCTTTTGAAAAGTAAATCAGAGCAGGAACGTCGGTTACTTACAACTCTTGTTAACATG CTTGGAGATCCTGAAAGGAGAGCAGCATTGAGTGCTGCATATCTGTTAACATGTCTACTGGCTGCTCATCCTAATATGAAG ATGGTTGTGATAGATGAGGTGGATTCTTTTCTCTTCAGACCGCATGTTGGGCTTAGGGCCAAGTACCAGGCT GTCAATTTTCTGGGCCAGATTCTACCTTTTAAGTGGTTGGTCGATGTCTACATTGCACTGTTCAAG GTACTCATGAGCTCTAATGATACTAAAGGAGATACATGCAGTAAATACAGCAAGAAAAATGTAGAAAATGGAAAAATAGAGGGAGGAAACAACAAGGGTAAGGACTCCAAATCCCATGGAAACAATGAAGAGAGTTCAACAGCAGGATCAGATTTGGAGATGGACTCCAGAATCCTCTCTGCACTTTTAACT GGCGTAAATAGGGGATTACCATATGTTGCGAGCTCGGAAGTTGATGATATAGTGGAAGTTCAGGCACCTATTCTTTTCAGATTG GTTCATGCTGAGAATTTCAATGTTGGAGTTCAGGCGTTGATGCTTTTATTCCAAATATCTTCAAAAAATCAGATAGCAAGTGATCGTTTCTATCGTGCATTGTGTGCAAAGCTCTTGAGTCCTGCTGCTGTTTCTTCTTCAAAG CCAGAGTTATTTCTTGGGCTGTTGGTGAAAGCAATGAAGAATGATGTGATGTTGAAGAGAGTAGCTGCATTTTCGAAGCGGCTCCTGCAG GTGGCAGGAGCTTTAAAGAATTACCTTCTCCAAAGCCACAGACCAGAATCATTTGCCAATATGTGA
- the LOC112894705 gene encoding ribosome biogenesis protein NOC1 isoform X3: MFWSHMNCTWTAMLPFVYWRNLGEKKRCIPCNLSIGRGQRENHQVHWSIQRSYPALDILPETKDGYSLLLFWHWEDCLKQRYEKFVMSLEDAVKDMLPNLKDKAMKTIFILLKSKSEQERRLLTTLVNMLGDPERRAALSAAYLLTCLLAAHPNMKMVVIDEVDSFLFRPHVGLRAKYQAVNFLGQILPFKWLVDVYIALFKVLMSSNDTKGDTCSKYSKKNVENGKIEGGNNKGKDSKSHGNNEESSTAGSDLEMDSRILSALLTGVNRGLPYVASSEVDDIVEVQAPILFRLVHAENFNVGVQALMLLFQISSKNQIASDRFYRALCAKLLSPAAVSSSKPELFLGLLVKAMKNDVMLKRVAAFSKRLLQDNRWQEL, from the exons ATGTTCTGGTCTCACATGAACTGTACCTGGACAGCTATGCTACCATTTGTCTATTGGAGAAACCTTGGGGAAAAAAAAAGATGCATCCCTTGTAATTTGTCAATAGGTAGAGGTCAGAGGGAGAACCATCAG GTGCATTGGAGTATTCAAAGGTCTTATCCAGCGCTAGACAttttacctgaaacaaaagatGGCTACTCACTTCTGCTCTTCTGGCATTGGGAGGACTGTTTGAAACAGAG ATATGAAAAGTTTGTTATGTCGCTGGAGGATGCTGTTAAAGATATGCTGCCAAATCTCAAGGACAAAGCAATGAAG ACGATTTTCATCCTTTTGAAAAGTAAATCAGAGCAGGAACGTCGGTTACTTACAACTCTTGTTAACATG CTTGGAGATCCTGAAAGGAGAGCAGCATTGAGTGCTGCATATCTGTTAACATGTCTACTGGCTGCTCATCCTAATATGAAG ATGGTTGTGATAGATGAGGTGGATTCTTTTCTCTTCAGACCGCATGTTGGGCTTAGGGCCAAGTACCAGGCT GTCAATTTTCTGGGCCAGATTCTACCTTTTAAGTGGTTGGTCGATGTCTACATTGCACTGTTCAAG GTACTCATGAGCTCTAATGATACTAAAGGAGATACATGCAGTAAATACAGCAAGAAAAATGTAGAAAATGGAAAAATAGAGGGAGGAAACAACAAGGGTAAGGACTCCAAATCCCATGGAAACAATGAAGAGAGTTCAACAGCAGGATCAGATTTGGAGATGGACTCCAGAATCCTCTCTGCACTTTTAACT GGCGTAAATAGGGGATTACCATATGTTGCGAGCTCGGAAGTTGATGATATAGTGGAAGTTCAGGCACCTATTCTTTTCAGATTG GTTCATGCTGAGAATTTCAATGTTGGAGTTCAGGCGTTGATGCTTTTATTCCAAATATCTTCAAAAAATCAGATAGCAAGTGATCGTTTCTATCGTGCATTGTGTGCAAAGCTCTTGAGTCCTGCTGCTGTTTCTTCTTCAAAG CCAGAGTTATTTCTTGGGCTGTTGGTGAAAGCAATGAAGAATGATGTGATGTTGAAGAGAGTAGCTGCATTTTCGAAGCGGCTCCTGCAG GATAACAGGTGGCAGGAGCTTTAA
- the LOC112894705 gene encoding ribosome biogenesis protein NOC1 isoform X4: MFWSHMNCTWTAMLPFVYWRNLGEKKRCIPCNLSIGRGQRENHQVHWSIQRSYPALDILPETKDGYSLLLFWHWEDCLKQRYEKFVMSLEDAVKDMLPNLKDKAMKTIFILLKSKSEQERRLLTTLVNMLGDPERRAALSAAYLLTCLLAAHPNMKMVVIDEVDSFLFRPHVGLRAKYQAVNFLGQILPFKWLVDVYIALFKVLMSSNDTKGDTCSKYSKKNVENGKIEGGNNKGKDSKSHGNNEESSTAGSDLEMDSRILSALLTGVNRGLPYVASSEVDDIVEVQAPILFRLVHAENFNVGVQALMLLFQISSKNQIASDRFYRALCAKLLSPAAVSSSKPELFLGLLVKAMKNDVMLKRVAAFSKRLLQVG, from the exons ATGTTCTGGTCTCACATGAACTGTACCTGGACAGCTATGCTACCATTTGTCTATTGGAGAAACCTTGGGGAAAAAAAAAGATGCATCCCTTGTAATTTGTCAATAGGTAGAGGTCAGAGGGAGAACCATCAG GTGCATTGGAGTATTCAAAGGTCTTATCCAGCGCTAGACAttttacctgaaacaaaagatGGCTACTCACTTCTGCTCTTCTGGCATTGGGAGGACTGTTTGAAACAGAG ATATGAAAAGTTTGTTATGTCGCTGGAGGATGCTGTTAAAGATATGCTGCCAAATCTCAAGGACAAAGCAATGAAG ACGATTTTCATCCTTTTGAAAAGTAAATCAGAGCAGGAACGTCGGTTACTTACAACTCTTGTTAACATG CTTGGAGATCCTGAAAGGAGAGCAGCATTGAGTGCTGCATATCTGTTAACATGTCTACTGGCTGCTCATCCTAATATGAAG ATGGTTGTGATAGATGAGGTGGATTCTTTTCTCTTCAGACCGCATGTTGGGCTTAGGGCCAAGTACCAGGCT GTCAATTTTCTGGGCCAGATTCTACCTTTTAAGTGGTTGGTCGATGTCTACATTGCACTGTTCAAG GTACTCATGAGCTCTAATGATACTAAAGGAGATACATGCAGTAAATACAGCAAGAAAAATGTAGAAAATGGAAAAATAGAGGGAGGAAACAACAAGGGTAAGGACTCCAAATCCCATGGAAACAATGAAGAGAGTTCAACAGCAGGATCAGATTTGGAGATGGACTCCAGAATCCTCTCTGCACTTTTAACT GGCGTAAATAGGGGATTACCATATGTTGCGAGCTCGGAAGTTGATGATATAGTGGAAGTTCAGGCACCTATTCTTTTCAGATTG GTTCATGCTGAGAATTTCAATGTTGGAGTTCAGGCGTTGATGCTTTTATTCCAAATATCTTCAAAAAATCAGATAGCAAGTGATCGTTTCTATCGTGCATTGTGTGCAAAGCTCTTGAGTCCTGCTGCTGTTTCTTCTTCAAAG CCAGAGTTATTTCTTGGGCTGTTGGTGAAAGCAATGAAGAATGATGTGATGTTGAAGAGAGTAGCTGCATTTTCGAAGCGGCTCCTGCAG GTAGGATAA